A genomic segment from Triticum dicoccoides isolate Atlit2015 ecotype Zavitan chromosome 1A, WEW_v2.0, whole genome shotgun sequence encodes:
- the LOC119280929 gene encoding bZIP transcription factor 12-like, with translation MASSRVMAASSQPPPSGSSDLARFRSASGIGSMNMDDILRNIYGEAPPSGAGAPADPAPAPEAAAARRTAEEVWKEISATGGLSAPAPAPAPAGAGGGEAGGAAVMTLEDFLAREDDGRVTAVEGNMAVGFPDVGADVGAGVAGGRRRGGGAGGAGRARKRALMDPMDRAATQRQKRMIKNRESAARSRERKQAYIAELEAQVTQLEEEHAELLREQEEQNEKRLNELKEQAFQVVVRKKPSQDLRRTNSMEW, from the exons ATGGCATCGTCGCGGGTGATGGCCGCGTCGTCGCAGCCGCCGCCGTCCGGCTCCTCCGATCTCGCGCGCTTCCGGAGCGCCAGCGGCATCGGATCCATGAACATGGACGACATCCTCCGCAACATATACGGCGAGGCGCCCCCCTCCGGCGCCGGCGCCCCGGCGGACCCCGCCCCCGCGCcggaggccgccgccgcccgccggacggCCGAGGAGGTCTGGAAGGAGATCTCGGCCACCGGGGGCCtctccgcccccgcccccgcccctgcCCCCGCCGGCGccggaggcggcgaggcgggcggcgcggcCGTGATGACCCTGGAGGATTTCCTCGCCAGGGAGGACGACGGTAGGGTTACGGCCGTGGAGGGGAATATGGCGGTAGGGTTCCCCGATGTGGGGGCGGATGTGGGGGCGGGAGTGGCCGGAGGGCGACGACGAGGCGGCGGTGCCGGCGGCGCCGGAAGGGCAAGGAAGAGGGCGCTGATGGATCCCATGGACCGCGCGGCCACGCAGCGCCAGAAGCGCATGATCAAGAACCGCGAGTCTGCGGCCAGGTCCAGGGAGAGGAAGCAG GCTTACATCGCAGAACTGGAGGCACAGGTCACACAGcttgaggaggaacatgccgaactgCTTAGAGAACAG GAGGAGCAAAACGAGAAGAGGCTTAACGAG CTCAAGGAACAAGCATTCCAAGTCGTCGTAAGGAAAAAACCATCGCAAGATCTTAGAAGGACCAACTCGATGGAATGGTAG